The following are encoded together in the Coregonus clupeaformis isolate EN_2021a unplaced genomic scaffold, ASM2061545v1 scaf0790, whole genome shotgun sequence genome:
- the LOC123485665 gene encoding chondroitin sulfate proteoglycan 5-like, with protein MNGKETRFCTGCWRLLMLSNILIPLFVHGNTLGANVTELDTIANVTSLPSKVEEAAKVNDVVIEVTGVSSSFSPVVTVTQKVSRIPRSEEEQGSGMLGEGVLPAEEEVVTPPRISPDSAETELLLPSNPRGTEEEEDEEEHTYPTWLNSRDNVFDLDRRYQEGVANLATTTAPPPAAANPSRSDVLTVDFFDPASRGHGHGLDLAPPSPSSLAHELQGGDPTSWAMPDNYDYLKPYEDGASPTSDEYSYSTTTDTLDGDDDLRLTAAPPSRSGPRAPPGSGSFTPDKRLPSGGAAAAPEGPAAAPPALPVDGSDGAGGCRQGYVKQNGTCRSPCDTLPSYCFNGGQCYLLEGMGVFCRCNVQDYIWHKGSRCESVVTEFQVLCLTIGASALMVLLLFMIIVCFAKKLHVLKTENSKLRKRSKYRPPSEQHNDNFSLSTIAEGSHPNVRKLCDTPPNVPHARALAYYDNIICQKTMSRYTWECKTKEEPDCKDDPNAPNKLEDSTRPRAQEENPEHPQLRPPKHENHKVLGEENSGGKLTENMM; from the exons ATGAACGGAAAGGAAACGAGGTTTTGCACGGGATGCTGGAGGCTACTGATGCTGTCAAACATTCTGATTCCCCTCTTTGTACATG GGAACACTCTGGGGGCCAATGTCACTGAGTTGGACACCATAGCCAACGTGACATCCCTGCCCAGTAAGGTCGAGGAAGCGGCCAAAGTGAATGATGTCGTTATCGAGGTGACCGGGGTCAGCAGCTCTTTCAGCCCCGTCGTCACGGTGACCCAGAAGGTCAGTCGCATTCCCCGCTCCGAAGAGGAGCAGGGCAGCGGCATGCTGGGAGAAGGGGTGTTGCCAGCCGAGGAGGAGGTGGTAACCCCGCCCAGGATCAGCCCCGACTCAGCAGAGACAGAGCTCCTGCTGCCTAGCAACCCCCGTGGcacggaggaggaagaggatgaagaggagcACACTTACCCAACATGGCTCAACAGCAGAGACAACGTCTTCGACCTGGACCGCCGCTACCAAGAAGGAGTAGCCAATCTGGCCACCACCACTGCCCCGCCCCCCGCCGCCGCTAACCCCTCCCGCTCGGACGTCCTCACCGTGGACTTCTTCGACCCCGCCTCTCGTGGCCACGGCCACGGCCTGGACCTGgccccaccctctccctcctcattgGCCCACGAGCTCCAGGGCGGTGACCCCACTTCCTGGGCCATGCCAGACAACTATGACTACCTCAAGCCGTACGAGGACGGTGCGTCGCCCACCTCTGACGAGTACTCATACAGCACCACTACCGATACCCTGGATGGGGATGACGACTTGAGGCTAACTGCTGCGCCTCCATCCCGCTCCGGGCCCAGGGCTCCCCCAGGTTCCGGCTCCTTCACCCCAGACAAGAGGCTGCCCAGTgggggtgctgctgctgctccagaGGGCCCTGCGGCCGCCCCTCCAGCATTACCAGTGGATGGCTCAGACGGGGCCGGTGGCTGCCGCCAGGGCTATGTGAAGCAGAATGGAACCTGCCGCTCCCCCTGTGACACACTACCCAGCTACTGCTTCAACGGAGGCCAGTGCTACCTTCTGGAGGGCATGGGTGTCTTCTGCAG GTGTAATGTCCAGGACTACATCTGGCACAAGGGTTCCCGCTGTGAGTCGGTGGTGACAGAGTTCCAGGTGTTGTGTCTGACCATCGGGGCGTCGGCCCTCATGGTGCTGCTGCTCTTCATGATCATTGTCTGCTTCGCCAAGAAGCTCCACGTGCTCAAGACCGAGAACAGCAAGCTGCGCAAACGCAG TAAGTACCGGCCTCCATCGGAGCAGCACAATGATAATTTCTCCCTGTCCACCATCGCTGAGGGCTCCCACCCAAATGTAAGGAAACTGTGCGACACCCCTCCTAACGTCCCTCATGCCCGTGCTTTGGCTTACTATGATAACATTATCTGTCAG AAAACCATGAGCAGATACACCTGGGAGTGTAAGACCAAAGAGGAGCCCGACTGTAAG GATGATCCTAATGCCCCGAACAAGCTGGAGGACTCGACAAGGCCCCGTGCCCAAGAGGAGAATCCTGAACATCCACAACTCCGACCTCCCAAACACGAGAACCACAAAGTACTGGGCGAGGAGAACTCCGGAGGTAAACTCACTGAGAACATGATGTAG